From the genome of Nitrospirota bacterium, one region includes:
- a CDS encoding YkgJ family cysteine cluster protein translates to MSCRKGCGACCIAPSLSSPIPGMPKGKPAGIRCAQLTEDNCCGVFGGPERPLVCNSYQATGEYCGTTREEAINLLNELELLTS, encoded by the coding sequence ATGTCATGCCGCAAAGGATGCGGCGCCTGCTGCATCGCGCCGTCGCTGTCGTCACCGATTCCGGGAATGCCCAAAGGAAAGCCGGCAGGAATCCGGTGCGCGCAGCTTACCGAGGACAATTGCTGCGGCGTCTTCGGCGGCCCTGAGAGGCCGCTGGTGTGCAATTCGTACCAGGCGACAGGAGAGTACTGTGGCACGACCCGCGAAGAGGCAATCAACCTGCTGAACGAGCTTGAACTTTTGACCAGCTGA
- a CDS encoding pirin family protein, with protein sequence MAQNRKIRKVFKSKPTIEGAGVHLRRVFGNSEVPHFDPFLLLDDFRNTDPYSYIKGFPWHPHRGIETITYILKGDVEHGDSMGNKGVITTGDMQWMTAGSGIIHQEMPKGDDDGAMEGFQLWANLPKSHKMMGPRYRDIKSAQVPEVVTKSGAKVKVICGTVDGKQGPVRDIVIDPEYLDVTMPALSEFVHPTKRGHTVFAYVIGGKGVFCNEKNPFAYDVEGVNYFDMEREPYIHNGTAVLFGDGDQVTVSAQGEPLRFLLISGRPIKETVAWYGPIVMNTEEELRVAFEEYRDGTFIK encoded by the coding sequence ATGGCACAGAACAGAAAGATCCGGAAGGTATTCAAAAGCAAGCCGACGATCGAGGGCGCGGGGGTTCACTTGAGGAGGGTCTTCGGAAACAGCGAAGTGCCGCATTTCGACCCGTTCCTGCTGCTCGACGACTTCCGCAACACCGATCCCTATAGCTATATCAAGGGCTTCCCGTGGCATCCGCACCGGGGCATTGAAACGATCACTTACATCCTGAAGGGCGACGTCGAGCACGGCGACAGCATGGGCAACAAGGGCGTGATCACCACGGGCGATATGCAGTGGATGACCGCGGGGAGCGGCATCATCCACCAGGAAATGCCGAAGGGGGACGACGACGGCGCGATGGAAGGGTTTCAACTATGGGCCAATCTTCCGAAGTCTCACAAGATGATGGGCCCCCGGTACCGGGATATCAAAAGCGCGCAGGTTCCGGAGGTGGTGACGAAGAGCGGCGCGAAGGTCAAGGTCATCTGCGGGACCGTAGATGGAAAGCAGGGACCGGTCCGGGACATCGTGATCGACCCCGAATATCTCGACGTGACCATGCCGGCCCTCTCCGAATTCGTCCACCCGACCAAGCGAGGCCACACGGTCTTCGCCTATGTGATTGGCGGGAAGGGCGTGTTCTGCAACGAGAAGAACCCCTTTGCCTATGACGTTGAGGGGGTCAACTACTTTGACATGGAGCGCGAGCCCTACATCCACAACGGAACGGCGGTTCTCTTCGGCGACGGCGATCAGGTAACGGTTTCGGCACAGGGCGAGCCGCTCCGTTTTCTGCTCATTTCAGGCAGGCCGATCAAAGAGACGGTGGCGTGGTACGGTCCGATCGTGATGAACACGGAGGAGGAGCTGCGCGTTGCCTTCGAAGAGTACCGCGACGGCACCTTCATCAAATGA